The Pleurodeles waltl isolate 20211129_DDA chromosome 7, aPleWal1.hap1.20221129, whole genome shotgun sequence genome includes a region encoding these proteins:
- the CDCA3 gene encoding cell division cycle-associated protein 3: MGSAGSKQPITPARPLRNKHLSHVSDPRSPTSGIPRTPIEVEQSSARVTPQAVDEDAQEPVCPRTADPRSPTHGILRTPLKPTVTEALHSLVKQLSQAFTYEEGVRPGIDQETTQVAEEEAEQSWAPLLRMEVESGRLEQETEMVQQAPDHMLEAEEKAPGQEPLKAQVEETAATLEISDNDSRTQVNDISPEEVELAMGLLRLADIGLPAEGTEQKDLPILDLGLPVQNVDLLKQADSGQPVEEGSYKVSREEEIEYALGLLRLADVSNTAKEMGPEGSPDEVAAQIEAISEIPKNFSEMPNTPAEPIVEPDCINDAEKEYPQAGCSSSVLCDVALEVRVKSEAMPRTRLLSSPASRPTGVKALRQKTRKATGKVLAAPGVHTRSPLKILGDDNSPSNVTHRPVKRHPMLSDSSNERLESTNRPLKLVRGWENVHDKENAQYPMVDN; this comes from the exons ATGGGCTCCGCTGGCAGCAAGCAGCCAATCACCCCAGCCAGACCTCTGCGCAACAAGCATCTCTCTCATGTGTCGGATCCTCGCTCCCCCACATCTGGCATCCCACGCACTCCTATAGAg GTTGAGCAGTCCTCTGCCCGGGTGACCCCACAGGCAGTTGATGAAGATGCCCAGGAACCGGTTTGCCCGCGCACTGCTGacccacgctcacccacccatggGATCCTCCGGACACCCTTAAAACCAACTGTAACAG AAGCCCTGCATAGCTTGGTCAAGCAACTCAGTCAAGCTTTCACTTATGAAGAGGGAGTCCGCCCGGGGATTGATCAAGAGACTACACAAGTGGCAGAGGAAGAGGCTGAGCAATCCTGGGCACCCTTGCTCAGGATGGAAGTTGAAAGTGGGAGGCTTGAGCAGGAGACTGAGATGGTGCAGCAGGCCCCAGACCACATGTTAGAAGCTGAAGAGAAGGCACCAGGCCAAGAACCCCTGAAGGCTCAAGTTGAGGAGACCGCTGCAACACTGGAGATTTCTGACAATGACTCAAGAACTCAAGTGAACGACATCTCGCCAGAAGAGGTAGAATTGGCCATGGGCCTATTGCGACTGGCTGACATAGGTCTGCCAGCGGAGGGCACTGAGCAAAAGGACTTACCAATCCTGGATCTGGGTTTACCAGTTCAGAACGTGGACCTCTTGAAGCaggcagactctggacaaccagtTGAAGAAGGTAGTTACAAAGTATCAAGAGAAGAGGAGATTGAATATGCCCTTGGCCTTTTGAGGCTCGCAGATGTGAGCAACACAGCTAAAGAAATGGGGCCTGAGGGTTCTCCAGATGAGGTGGCTGCACAGATTGAAGCCATATCCGAGATCCCCAAGAATTTCAGTGAGATGCCCAACACCCCAGCGGAACCTATTGTGGAACCTGATTGCATAAACGATGCAGAGAAGGAGTATCCTCAAGCAGGATGCTCGAGCAGCGTGCTATGTGATGTGGCACTGGAGGTCCGGGTTAAGTCTGAAGCCATGCCAAGAACACGTCTTCTGTCCTCGCCTGCCAGTAGACCTACCG GTGTCAAGGCACTCCGGCAGAAGACACGAAAGGCAACTGGAAAAGTTCTTGCAGCACCAGGAGTCCACACACGGTCCCCTTTGAAGATACTTGGAGACGATAACTCCCCCAGCAACGTAACCCATAGACCG GTGAAGAGGCACCCAATGCTGTCGGACAGTTCGAATGAGCGGCTGGAGTCCACTAACAGGCCCCTGAAGCTGGTCCGCGGCTGGGAGAATGTCCACGACAAGGAAAATGCGCAATACCCCATGGTGGACAATTAG